The stretch of DNA TCTTTTTGTAATTCATCTCGCAGTGCCCGCGCAAAATCTAAAGTTACATCCTTTTCTAAAATTCCAGTAACCCCCCGTGCACCACCATCAATACCACCATGACCAGGATCAAGAACAACACGAAATTTTTGTGCCGAAATCAACGGTTCTTTTCTATCAAAATTGGTCCTTTGCTGGTTCTTTAATATATTATTAAATTTTTCTTGTGTACTTTTACGAATATCAACCAGCAACTGCCATAAACCATTGTCTAATTTTTTTATGATACTTTTTTCAACAACAAAAGCTGTTTTGCTTGTCAAAATAATGCGTGAAGTCTGTATATCAGAGAATGCATAACGCACATCTGAGAGCATAACGGACAATGTACTCTGTTTCTTTAAAGGCGAATTTTGTATTGAAAAGTCAATTGTAGGTAAATTGATAACCAAACGTGCAGGCCTATCCAAAATCTGCAAACGAACATTTGGTTTTGAATTGAAAACCGCAATTATACGCGTATGAGCACTATCACCAATGGTTCGAAAATTAATAAGTTTCAAAGAATCTTCAGCGTGAACACTGGTTTGGCATACCAAAAAAAATAATAAAAAGCATGTGAATTGCACAATAACATCCCAACAGGCTGTTTTCAGCTTTTGGGTAAAAAAAATTCTTATCATAAGCAAAGTACTCTACACTACATTTATAATAATTTATCTTGGTTATATAAAAACGATCCACCAATTTATTCTCTATTTTTCAATAAATGCTAATCCCCTTCATTATAAACACTCAAAAATGAAATTAAGGTAATAAAAATATTATCACGATACATGATTTACATTGTTACTTGCCAAACGTATGATATCAACATAAAAGAATATTGTGCTTCCTAACTGATAATAGATCTCATTATCTGTAACTCATAGTAAGTTGTCTTTAAAGGGGTTGTTGCATATTATGCGTTGAGACTTTGTTATGGATGAAAAATTTCTATGTTATAAAATTAGGATTGCATTAATTAAGATTCGTTGGTTCGGATATCCGAACTGTTTTAAAGATTATTCTACCAGAGACTTTTAAGAAATATGAGTCATAAAAAACGGATGGAAATGATGATGAGAAATGGTGTAAATGCAGTCATGCATCTACACGTGATGTTCCGTCCTGTTTTTCTGGTACCTCCCTTTTATGGCAGACAGCCCTTTACGTCTACGAATAATTACACCGTTCGTTTAAATAAAATTGTGCATGTCGCCTTCAGGATATTAACTTATGTCAAACAAAATGCTTATAGATGCCTCCCATCCGGAGGAAACACGTGTTGTTGTTATTCACGGCAACAAAATTGAGGAACTTGATTTTGAATCAGAACATAAAAAACAGCTCAAGGGGAATATTTATCTTGCACGTATTACCCGTGTAGAACCATCTCTCCAAGCAGCTTTTGTTGAATATGGTGGAAACCGACATGGTTTTTTAACATTTTCTGAAATTCATCCTGACTATTATCAAATTCCTATTGCTGATCGCCTTGCCCTTCTTGAAGAAGAGGAAAAAGCAGCTGTAGGAGAAAATCCAGCAGATGTTTTCACGGAAGAAACAACTAAAAATAAGAAACGCTCCAGAAGAACAAAAAAAAATGCGAAAAACAATGTCATAGCAGCCGATGTTGAAAATGATATCGCATCCGAATCTGTAACAATTGATCATACAGAAGAAATATTAAAT from Bartonella tribocorum CIP 105476 encodes:
- a CDS encoding N-acetylmuramoyl-L-alanine amidase translates to MIRIFFTQKLKTACWDVIVQFTCFLLFFLVCQTSVHAEDSLKLINFRTIGDSAHTRIIAVFNSKPNVRLQILDRPARLVINLPTIDFSIQNSPLKKQSTLSVMLSDVRYAFSDIQTSRIILTSKTAFVVEKSIIKKLDNGLWQLLVDIRKSTQEKFNNILKNQQRTNFDRKEPLISAQKFRVVLDPGHGGIDGGARGVTGILEKDVTLDFARALRDELQKDSHISVALTRDSNIFLRLSERVKKAQEFDADLFISIHADTIDVHSLRGATVYTISDKASDAIAKSLAESENKVDLLDGLPADETLEVTDILMDLTRRETHTFSVNFANSVISSLSKSHINLINNPHRYANFQVLRASDIPSVLIEIGYLSNKEDEKLLNDPHWRKQMAASIAHSIRQFADYRQKMVQPL